From the Plasmodium vivax chromosome 5, whole genome shotgun sequence genome, one window contains:
- a CDS encoding variable surface protein Vir12, putative (encoded by transcript PVX_090290A): MYKKLEDQKVDESTCSSYCEDLIYMDDKHEDFNLLCVKMATNLKELSTILSDVPLHADRCTYFIFWVYEKIKNILNENSSSHSNYYAINLLNEVLYTINKKLPLDQKCSYYFDGTLTDWKKEKYLHDYFKNIEEINKNVVNLPDKCGTYLEYLKHICDLYMKDLKSCCAYYTNSNPRYLEMCPKYFKCGKEYFPYSLISKLSCKNEKTYTNVDEAFKDLIVDHDVVMLTRMSNPTASNYSLNGSLQNLVSHLMGDRFNSAMFYSYSFLGISFLFFLLYKVIKNDVLCE; encoded by the coding sequence atgtataaaaaattggaagatCAAAAAGTTGATGAATCTACATGTTCTAGTTATTGTGAAGACTTAATTTATATGGATGATAAACACGAAGATTTTAACTTACTTTGCGTCAAAATGGCAACTAATTTAAAGGAGTTGTCAACTATTCTGAGTGATGTACCTTTGCATGCTGATCGTTGCacatatttcatattttgggtatatgagaaaataaagaatatattaaatgaaaattcgAGTAGCCATAGTAATTATTATGCTATTAATTTACTTAATGAAGTATTATATactattaataaaaaattgccattAGATCAAAAATGTTCGTATTATTTTGATGGCACCTTAACTGActggaaaaaggagaaataccTCCacgattattttaaaaatattgaggaaataaataaaaatgtggttAACCTCCCTGATAAGTGTGGTACATATTTGGAATACCTTAAGCACATTTGTGATCTGTATATGAAAGATTTAAAATCTTGTTGCGCATATTATACTAATTCTAATCCGCGTTATTTAGAGATGTgtccaaaatattttaaatgtggAAAGGAATATTTTCCGTATAGTCTCATATCAAAGTtaagttgtaaaaatgagaagactTATACAAACGTGGATGAAGCATTTAAAGATTTAATCGTCGATCACGATGTTGTGATGCTTACTAGGATGAGTAATCCTACTGCATCAAATTATTCATTAAATGGTTCATTGCAAAATTTAGTATCACATTTAATGGGCGACCGATTTAACAGTGCGATGTTTTATAGCTATTCATTTCTTGGAatatctttccttttctttttattatataaagtaatcAAAAACGATGTTTTATGTGaataa